A single region of the Xiphias gladius isolate SHS-SW01 ecotype Sanya breed wild chromosome 17, ASM1685928v1, whole genome shotgun sequence genome encodes:
- the tm4sf21a gene encoding transmembrane 4 L6 family member 4, with protein MCTGRCSRCIAVTLYPLVVISIICNIVLFFPGGDIKYAKDGHITEEVKYMGGLVGGGLMVLIPALYIHLTGQQGCCGNRCGMFLSIAFAAVGVAGALYSLTVAVLGLKNGPLCKTKVIWETPLEFSDNSYLTDDTWRGECTEPKDIVQFNTGLFGTLLATSCLQLILCAIQMINGLFGCLCGTCSDKGPL; from the exons ATGTGTACTGGAAGATGTTCCCGTTGCATTGCTGTTACTCTGTACCCATTAGTGGTCATATCCATCATCTGTAACATTGTGTTGTTCTTTCCTGGTGGGGACATCAAGTATGCCAAAGATGGACATATTACTGAGGAGGTGAAATATATGGGGGGACTCGTAGGAGGGGGTTTAATG GTGTTGATCCCAGCACTTTACATCCACTTGACTGGACAACAGGGGTGCTGTGGGAATCGCTGCGGG ATGTTCTTATCAATTGCATTCGCTGCAGTGGGTGTGGCTGGTGCCCTATACAGTTTGACTGTGGCAGTGCTCGGTTTGAAGAATGGGCCCCTCTGCAAGACCAAAGTGATTTGGGAAACACCTTTGGAATTCAG TGACAACAGTTACCTGACTGATGACACATGGAGGGGGGAATGCACAGAGCCTAAGGACATTGTGCAGTTCAACACGGGATTGTTTGGCACTCTGCTGGCCACCAGCTGCCTGCAGCTGATTCTCTGTGCCATTCAGATGATCAACGGGCTCTTTGGCTGCCTGTGTGGAACCTGCAGTGACAAAGGG CCACTGTGA
- the slc25a15b gene encoding solute carrier family 25 member 15b isoform X2: MAPHPVVQAIIDLSAGAIGGAACVFSGQPLDTAKVKMQTFPTLYRGFIHCVVSTYKQVGLRGLYQGTTPALMANIAENSVLFMSYGFCQQVIRFTAGLHSEAVLSDMQKACAGSVASIFSSLVLCPTELVKCRLQAMYEMEASGRIAKSQNTVWSVVKSIMRNEGPLGFFQGLTTTIAREVPGYFCFFGAYELCRTAFADYLKCDKDDIGVAPIVFSGGFGGACLWLVVYPMDCVKSRIQVMSMMGKQAGFLKTFMTIARSEGVRALYSGLTPTMVRTFPANGALFLGYEASRKLMMKQFDS; this comes from the exons ATGGCCCCACACCCGGTCGTCCAGGCCATCATTGACCTCTCTGCAGGAGCCATAG GGGGAGCTGCATGTGTCTTCAGTGGGCAACCTCTGGACACAGCAAAGGTCAAGATGCAGACCTTTCCTACACTGTACCGGGGTTTCATCCACTGCGTTGTGTCCACCTACAAACAAGTGGGTCTTCGTGGTCTCTACCAGGGCACCACGCCGGCACTGATGGCCAACATTGCAGAGAACTCTGTGCTCTTCATGAGCTACGGCTTCTGCCAGCAGGTCATCCGCTTCACAGCTGGACTGCACAGTGAAGCTGTGCTGAG TGACATGCAGAAAGCCTGTGCTGGCTCAGTAGCATCCATCTTCTCCTCGCTAGTACTCTGCCCCACCGAGCTTGTCAAGTGTCGGCTGCAAGCCATGTATGAAATGGAGGCATCAGGCAGGATAGCTAAGAGCCAGAA CACAGTGTGGTCAGTGGTGAAGTCCATTATGAGGAATGAGGGGCCGCTCGGCTTCTTCCAGGGCCTGACCACCACCATAGCCAGAGAGGTCCCTGGTTACTTCTGCTTCTTCGGTGCCTACGAGCTCTGCCGCACCGCCTTTGCAGACTACTTGAAATGTGACAAAGATGACATAG GTGTGGCTCCGATTGTGTTCAGCGGTGGTTTCGGAGGGGCATGTCTGTGGCTGGTGGTCTATCCTATGGACTGTGTCAAGTCTCGGATCCAAGTCATGTCTATGATGGGCAAACAAGCAGGGTTTTTGAAAACCTTCATGACCATCGCACGTAGTGAAG GTGTGAGGGCACTCTACTCTGGTCTTACCCCCACCATGGTCCGCACTTTCCCTGCTAACGGGGCACTGTTCCTGGGTTATGAGGCCAGCCGGAAGCTCATGATGAAGCAATTTGACAGCTAA
- the slc25a15b gene encoding solute carrier family 25 member 15b isoform X1 yields the protein MLGLVVSVSMQSPVDDASFGNVNLASSDTLNILPSCELRERETCSDKFLDTMAPHPVVQAIIDLSAGAIGGAACVFSGQPLDTAKVKMQTFPTLYRGFIHCVVSTYKQVGLRGLYQGTTPALMANIAENSVLFMSYGFCQQVIRFTAGLHSEAVLSDMQKACAGSVASIFSSLVLCPTELVKCRLQAMYEMEASGRIAKSQNTVWSVVKSIMRNEGPLGFFQGLTTTIAREVPGYFCFFGAYELCRTAFADYLKCDKDDIGVAPIVFSGGFGGACLWLVVYPMDCVKSRIQVMSMMGKQAGFLKTFMTIARSEGVRALYSGLTPTMVRTFPANGALFLGYEASRKLMMKQFDS from the exons ATGCTCGGCCTGGTGGTGTCAGTTAGCATGCAGTCACCCGTGGACGACGCTAGCTTCG GTAACGTTAACCTCGCCAGCAGCGACACTCTGAACATCTTGCCCTCCTGTGAG ttgagagaaagagaaacctGTTCTGACAAGTTTTTGGACACCATGGCCCCACACCCGGTCGTCCAGGCCATCATTGACCTCTCTGCAGGAGCCATAG GGGGAGCTGCATGTGTCTTCAGTGGGCAACCTCTGGACACAGCAAAGGTCAAGATGCAGACCTTTCCTACACTGTACCGGGGTTTCATCCACTGCGTTGTGTCCACCTACAAACAAGTGGGTCTTCGTGGTCTCTACCAGGGCACCACGCCGGCACTGATGGCCAACATTGCAGAGAACTCTGTGCTCTTCATGAGCTACGGCTTCTGCCAGCAGGTCATCCGCTTCACAGCTGGACTGCACAGTGAAGCTGTGCTGAG TGACATGCAGAAAGCCTGTGCTGGCTCAGTAGCATCCATCTTCTCCTCGCTAGTACTCTGCCCCACCGAGCTTGTCAAGTGTCGGCTGCAAGCCATGTATGAAATGGAGGCATCAGGCAGGATAGCTAAGAGCCAGAA CACAGTGTGGTCAGTGGTGAAGTCCATTATGAGGAATGAGGGGCCGCTCGGCTTCTTCCAGGGCCTGACCACCACCATAGCCAGAGAGGTCCCTGGTTACTTCTGCTTCTTCGGTGCCTACGAGCTCTGCCGCACCGCCTTTGCAGACTACTTGAAATGTGACAAAGATGACATAG GTGTGGCTCCGATTGTGTTCAGCGGTGGTTTCGGAGGGGCATGTCTGTGGCTGGTGGTCTATCCTATGGACTGTGTCAAGTCTCGGATCCAAGTCATGTCTATGATGGGCAAACAAGCAGGGTTTTTGAAAACCTTCATGACCATCGCACGTAGTGAAG GTGTGAGGGCACTCTACTCTGGTCTTACCCCCACCATGGTCCGCACTTTCCCTGCTAACGGGGCACTGTTCCTGGGTTATGAGGCCAGCCGGAAGCTCATGATGAAGCAATTTGACAGCTAA